In Acidobacteriota bacterium, one DNA window encodes the following:
- a CDS encoding efflux RND transporter periplasmic adaptor subunit: MRGIVKAAALVMMGAGVVTLAACGAPAEKPAEQPPASVAASLGRVEAVDWPSTYEAGGVVRARQVAVVSSRVVAPVVEVRVKAGDRVTRGQVLIRLDAREVGAQATRASASASGMRLSIEAAQAERRSAESALVLARATHHRVKGLVETKSATAQELDQAVAVLAGAEARLAGATARAAEAEAGLAAARAGEEVASVTASYAVLTAPFDGLVSNRQVDPGSMAAPGMPLLTIEDTSAYRLEVRVDESRAHLVPPGTAAEVRIDRGTAGEDGWAPANVVEVASVDPALHSFVVKLDLPQSAGLRSGVFGRARVMGPSERVLAVPATAVVRRGQLTLAFVVDTDGAARLRMLSPGRESQGRIEVLAGLKEGDRVVLTPTDAIADGTPITGAAGARQ; the protein is encoded by the coding sequence GTGAGGGGCATCGTGAAAGCAGCGGCATTGGTGATGATGGGCGCGGGCGTCGTGACGCTCGCCGCATGTGGGGCGCCCGCCGAGAAACCCGCGGAGCAGCCGCCGGCCTCGGTCGCCGCGTCGCTCGGCCGTGTCGAGGCCGTGGACTGGCCCTCGACCTACGAGGCCGGCGGCGTCGTCCGCGCCCGGCAGGTCGCGGTGGTCTCGAGTCGCGTGGTCGCTCCCGTGGTCGAGGTGCGCGTGAAGGCCGGCGACCGCGTGACCCGTGGCCAGGTGCTGATCCGGCTCGACGCCCGCGAAGTGGGTGCGCAGGCCACGCGGGCGTCGGCCTCGGCCAGCGGCATGCGCCTGTCGATCGAGGCCGCGCAGGCCGAGCGCCGCTCAGCCGAATCGGCTCTGGTGCTGGCCCGGGCCACGCACCACCGCGTGAAGGGCCTCGTCGAGACGAAATCGGCGACCGCGCAGGAACTGGATCAGGCCGTGGCGGTCCTGGCCGGCGCCGAAGCGCGCCTCGCCGGCGCGACCGCGCGCGCGGCTGAAGCCGAAGCCGGCCTGGCCGCCGCCAGGGCCGGCGAAGAAGTGGCGTCGGTAACCGCGTCCTATGCGGTGCTGACGGCGCCCTTCGACGGCCTCGTGTCGAACCGGCAGGTGGATCCCGGCAGCATGGCCGCCCCGGGCATGCCCCTGTTAACCATCGAGGACACCTCGGCCTACCGGCTTGAAGTGCGCGTTGATGAATCGCGCGCTCACCTGGTGCCGCCGGGCACTGCCGCTGAAGTGCGGATCGACCGCGGTACCGCCGGGGAGGATGGCTGGGCGCCGGCCAACGTCGTTGAAGTCGCGAGCGTCGATCCGGCCCTTCACAGCTTCGTGGTGAAGCTCGACCTGCCCCAGTCGGCGGGCCTCCGGTCCGGCGTCTTCGGGCGCGCGCGGGTCATGGGCCCCTCCGAACGCGTGCTGGCCGTGCCGGCCACAGCGGTGGTGCGGCGCGGGCAACTGACGCTGGCGTTTGTCGTCGATACCGACGGCGCCGCGCGCCTGCGAATGCTGTCGCCGGGCCGCGAGAGCCAGGGCCGCATCGAGGTGCTCGCCGGCCTGAAAGAAGGCGACCGCGTCGTGCTGACGCCGACCGACGCGATCGCTGACGGCACGCCGATCACCGGCGCCGCGGGAGCACGTCAATGA
- the ispD gene encoding 2-C-methyl-D-erythritol 4-phosphate cytidylyltransferase: protein MHVAAIIAAGGRGVRLGADRPKQFLELGGRSILDLSIDALVANDRIHEIVVAVPPDHLASAAAAWAGGAGKPLTFVAGGARRQDSVSQAFAKTAATADIILIHDAARPFVTAAVIDRAIDAAIAHGAAIAAIPVRDTVKQAGPGMADGSRPITATVPRESVFLAQTPQTFRRDVLARALAAGSETDVTDEAMLVERLGLPVHIVEGDPGNMKITTPEDLATAKAVALQAGRRSEGDGFSRRLIRIGNGYDLHRLVAGRPLILAGVTIPYELGLDGHSDADIVCHAVTDAVLGAAAAGDIGRLFPDTDPKWKGADSIALLRGALAHVHAAGYRVSNVDVTVIAQKPKLLPFLQAMRENLAAALQVEVAAVSVKGKTNEGVDSMGRGEAMACHAIALLTGA from the coding sequence ATGCACGTAGCCGCCATCATTGCCGCCGGGGGCCGGGGCGTCCGGCTCGGCGCCGATCGCCCCAAGCAGTTTCTTGAACTCGGCGGACGTTCCATTCTCGACTTGAGCATCGACGCCCTGGTGGCGAACGATCGCATTCACGAGATCGTGGTGGCGGTGCCGCCGGATCACCTGGCGAGCGCGGCCGCCGCCTGGGCGGGCGGCGCCGGCAAGCCGCTGACATTCGTGGCGGGCGGGGCGCGCCGGCAAGACTCGGTGAGCCAGGCGTTTGCGAAGACCGCGGCCACGGCCGACATCATCCTGATCCACGACGCGGCGCGTCCTTTCGTGACGGCCGCCGTGATCGACCGCGCGATCGATGCGGCCATCGCCCATGGCGCGGCGATTGCGGCCATCCCGGTGCGCGACACGGTCAAGCAGGCTGGGCCCGGCATGGCCGACGGCTCGCGGCCGATCACCGCGACGGTGCCGCGCGAGTCGGTGTTCCTCGCCCAAACGCCGCAAACCTTTCGCCGTGACGTGCTGGCCCGCGCGCTGGCCGCCGGCAGCGAGACTGACGTGACCGACGAGGCCATGCTCGTCGAGCGCCTCGGCCTGCCGGTTCACATCGTTGAGGGCGATCCAGGAAACATGAAGATCACGACGCCAGAAGATCTAGCGACGGCTAAAGCCGTCGCTCTCCAGGCGGGCCGACGTTCGGAGGGCGATGGCTTTAGCCGTCGCCTTATCCGCATCGGCAACGGCTACGATCTGCACCGGCTGGTCGCGGGCCGGCCGCTGATCCTGGCCGGCGTGACCATTCCGTACGAACTCGGCTTGGACGGCCACTCCGACGCCGACATCGTCTGTCACGCCGTGACCGACGCGGTGCTCGGCGCGGCAGCCGCGGGCGACATTGGCCGGCTGTTTCCGGATACTGATCCGAAGTGGAAGGGCGCCGACAGCATCGCCTTGCTGCGCGGTGCGCTCGCACACGTGCATGCCGCCGGCTATCGCGTTTCGAACGTGGATGTGACGGTGATTGCGCAGAAGCCGAAGCTGCTGCCGTTCTTGCAGGCGATGCGGGAGAACCTGGCCGCCGCGCTACAGGTGGAGGTGGCCGCGGTCAGCGTAAAAGGGAAGACCAATGAAGGGGTCGATAGCATGGGCCGCGGCGAAGCGATGGCGTGCCATGCGATTGCGCTCCTGACTGGCGCTTAG
- a CDS encoding DUF2892 domain-containing protein produces MTVEPMLRLIAGAFVMASVLLGMYVHPGFLWFTAFIGLNLFQSAFTRWCPMMAFLRMAGVKG; encoded by the coding sequence ATGACCGTAGAACCGATGTTGCGATTGATCGCCGGCGCCTTCGTGATGGCCAGTGTGCTGTTGGGGATGTATGTGCATCCCGGCTTCCTGTGGTTCACGGCGTTTATCGGGCTCAACCTGTTCCAGTCAGCGTTTACCCGCTGGTGCCCGATGATGGCCTTCCTGCGCATGGCCGGCGTCAAGGGCTGA
- a CDS encoding universal stress protein translates to MTILPKKILVAVDFGDASARAVAIGGELAARTGAALWLMHAESLDVPPYFTPAQLQALEGEERANRKRAGEFLLKFGKRQTTQAFTTIVESRTAVDAILHAARDADLIVMGTHGRRGPSRWWLGSVAERVLRETPIPLLVVHASEAADRPQELFARGLLLVDAHTPAERTRQLAGEIAARVGGTVTEVAGEDAPAARARVNATWAAIPVPVPRTANWRSHVGEPLLQNCAIPVLFIPEAGGGPVR, encoded by the coding sequence ATGACGATACTGCCCAAGAAGATCCTGGTGGCCGTGGACTTTGGCGACGCGTCAGCCCGCGCGGTGGCGATTGGCGGCGAACTCGCCGCGCGCACCGGCGCCGCGCTGTGGCTGATGCACGCCGAGTCGCTCGATGTGCCGCCGTACTTCACGCCCGCTCAGTTGCAGGCACTCGAAGGCGAGGAGCGGGCCAACCGGAAGCGAGCCGGCGAGTTCCTGCTGAAGTTCGGCAAGCGCCAGACGACCCAGGCGTTCACGACCATCGTCGAGAGCCGGACCGCGGTCGATGCCATCCTGCACGCGGCAAGAGACGCGGACCTGATCGTGATGGGGACCCATGGCCGGCGGGGGCCGTCACGATGGTGGCTGGGGTCGGTGGCCGAGCGCGTGCTGCGGGAGACGCCAATACCGCTGCTGGTGGTGCACGCCAGTGAGGCGGCGGACCGACCGCAGGAGTTGTTTGCCCGCGGCTTGCTGCTGGTCGATGCTCACACCCCGGCCGAGCGCACCCGGCAACTCGCCGGCGAGATTGCCGCGCGGGTCGGCGGCACCGTGACCGAAGTGGCTGGCGAAGATGCGCCGGCCGCCCGGGCCCGGGTCAATGCCACGTGGGCGGCCATCCCGGTGCCCGTCCCCAGGACCGCGAACTGGCGATCGCATGTTGGCGAGCCGTTGTTACAGAATTGCGCGATTCCCGTGCTGTTCATTCCCGAGGCCGGCGGAGGGCCTGTCCGATGA
- a CDS encoding efflux RND transporter permease subunit, translating to MSAPRGMAGKLAAAFIHSKLTPLLIVASLLLGVFATVALPREEEPQIIVPMIDVFVDLPGASPAEVEQRVTRPLEKLLWEVPGLEYLYSTSSPGRAMLVARFLVGEDEDRALVRLNQKLATSPELVPDGASAPMVRARSIDDVPVMALTLWGEGYDDQQLRRLAAQLQESVKEVPDVSEVTIIGGRPRQVSVDLDPSALSARGLDPLQVQQSLVRATARGVTADLVSGNRSTRVEAGGYATTAGELAALVVGSAGGPVRLRDVATVTDEAGEPTDYVYYHPKRGQAFPAVTLSIAKRRGVNAIELTRAIDRKVETLRGYILPQDLQVTVTRNYGETAEHKSNELLWHMLIAVISVSALIWFALGRRESLVVLTAIPVTLALTLFVFYLYGYTLNRITLFALIFSIGILVDDAIVVVENIVRHMRLSGGSRSIEDVAIRAVDEVGNPTILATLTVVAAILPMAFVGGLMGPYMRPIPVGATAAMLFSLVVAFIVTPWAAVRLLKQPTGHHHEVDDRLTALYRRVMASLITNPTSRWGFLGGVAALLVGAMVLVPAKLVTVKMLPFDNKNELQVVVRMPDDTPLETTARVSSLLADELLRDRDVVSVQSYTGTASPYTFNGLVRHYFLRREPHMADLQLMLTAKDERSDQSHAVAGRLRTQLQPLAKTLGAEVQVVEIPPGPPVLQTLVAEVYGPDPDKRLALAKQVRDVFTGTAGVVDVDWYVESPRPKTRLAVDSEKAAAAGVSAAEVMAAVRMAGAGSPAGLLHDPASREPVPVVMRLPRASRGSGAAVSALRLGGGVSVGELVETSTGVEDISIYHKNLLPVTYVTGDVAGAVESPVYAILDMNRALEALQLPEGYGFEIFNTRQPSDSSKYAMKWDGEWHITYEVFRDLGIAFAAVLVLIYILVVGWFQSFITPVTIMLAIPFSLAGILPAHAAMDAFFSATSMIGFIAGAGIVVRNSIILVDFIELRVAEGMPLEEAVVDAGAVRFRPMALTAAAVIVGSAVMLSDPIFQGLAIALMAGEVASLLLSRMTVPITYYLTHRKPAVTAPVLVEPAAEGA from the coding sequence ATGAGCGCGCCGCGCGGGATGGCCGGCAAGCTGGCGGCCGCATTCATCCACTCTAAGCTGACGCCGCTGCTGATCGTGGCGTCCCTGTTGCTGGGCGTGTTCGCCACCGTGGCGCTGCCTCGTGAAGAAGAGCCGCAGATCATCGTGCCGATGATCGACGTATTCGTGGACCTGCCCGGCGCGTCGCCCGCGGAAGTGGAGCAGCGCGTGACGCGGCCGCTCGAAAAACTTCTGTGGGAAGTGCCCGGGCTCGAATACCTCTATTCCACCTCCAGTCCCGGCCGCGCGATGCTCGTCGCCCGCTTCCTGGTTGGCGAAGACGAAGACCGCGCGCTGGTGCGGCTCAACCAGAAGCTGGCCACCAGCCCCGAACTCGTGCCGGACGGCGCCTCGGCGCCGATGGTGCGCGCGCGTTCGATTGACGATGTGCCGGTCATGGCGCTGACGCTGTGGGGCGAGGGCTACGACGACCAGCAGTTGCGGCGGCTGGCGGCGCAACTGCAGGAATCGGTCAAGGAAGTTCCCGACGTGTCGGAGGTCACCATCATTGGCGGCCGGCCACGGCAGGTGAGCGTCGATCTGGATCCGTCGGCGCTGTCGGCGCGCGGGCTCGACCCGCTGCAGGTGCAGCAGTCGCTGGTGCGGGCCACGGCCCGCGGCGTTACGGCCGACCTGGTGTCGGGCAACCGCAGTACCCGCGTCGAAGCCGGTGGCTACGCGACGACCGCTGGTGAACTCGCCGCCCTCGTGGTGGGCTCGGCGGGCGGACCGGTGCGCCTGCGCGATGTCGCCACCGTGACGGATGAAGCCGGCGAACCCACCGACTACGTTTATTACCACCCCAAACGCGGCCAGGCCTTTCCCGCGGTGACGCTGTCGATTGCCAAGCGGCGTGGCGTGAACGCCATTGAACTGACCCGCGCCATCGACCGCAAGGTCGAGACGCTGCGCGGCTACATCCTCCCGCAGGACCTGCAGGTCACGGTGACGCGCAACTACGGCGAGACTGCCGAGCACAAGTCGAACGAACTGTTGTGGCACATGCTGATCGCCGTGATCTCGGTGTCGGCGCTGATCTGGTTCGCGCTGGGCCGCCGCGAGTCGCTGGTCGTGCTGACCGCCATTCCGGTGACGCTCGCCCTGACGCTGTTCGTGTTCTATCTCTATGGCTACACGCTCAACCGCATCACGCTGTTCGCACTGATCTTCTCGATCGGCATCCTGGTGGACGATGCCATTGTGGTGGTGGAGAACATCGTGCGGCACATGCGCCTGTCGGGCGGCAGCCGCTCGATCGAGGACGTCGCCATCCGCGCAGTCGATGAAGTGGGCAACCCCACCATCCTGGCCACGCTGACCGTGGTGGCGGCGATCCTGCCGATGGCCTTCGTCGGCGGGCTGATGGGTCCGTACATGCGGCCGATTCCGGTCGGTGCCACGGCCGCCATGCTGTTCTCCTTGGTGGTGGCCTTCATCGTCACGCCGTGGGCCGCGGTGCGCCTGCTCAAGCAGCCCACCGGGCATCACCACGAAGTCGACGACCGGCTCACCGCGCTCTATCGCCGCGTGATGGCGTCGCTCATCACCAATCCGACCAGCCGGTGGGGGTTCCTCGGTGGCGTGGCCGCGCTCCTCGTGGGCGCGATGGTGCTGGTGCCGGCGAAGCTGGTGACCGTGAAGATGCTGCCGTTCGACAACAAGAACGAGTTGCAGGTGGTGGTGCGGATGCCCGACGATACCCCGCTCGAGACGACCGCGCGCGTGTCGTCGCTGCTGGCTGACGAGTTGCTGCGCGACCGCGACGTCGTCAGTGTGCAGAGCTACACCGGCACGGCATCGCCGTATACCTTCAACGGACTGGTCCGTCACTACTTCCTGCGGCGTGAGCCGCACATGGCCGACCTCCAGTTGATGCTCACCGCGAAGGACGAGCGCAGCGACCAGAGCCACGCCGTCGCCGGCCGGTTGCGCACGCAACTGCAGCCGTTGGCGAAGACGCTGGGCGCCGAGGTGCAGGTGGTGGAGATCCCGCCAGGACCGCCGGTGCTGCAGACGCTCGTGGCCGAGGTGTACGGACCCGACCCCGACAAGCGGCTGGCCCTGGCCAAGCAGGTGCGCGACGTGTTCACTGGCACGGCCGGTGTCGTCGACGTGGACTGGTACGTGGAGTCACCACGGCCGAAGACCCGGCTCGCAGTCGACAGTGAGAAAGCGGCCGCGGCCGGGGTGTCAGCGGCCGAGGTGATGGCGGCGGTGCGAATGGCCGGCGCCGGGTCGCCGGCCGGATTGCTGCACGACCCCGCCTCGCGAGAGCCGGTGCCGGTGGTGATGCGGTTGCCGCGCGCATCGCGCGGTTCGGGCGCGGCGGTGTCGGCGCTGCGGCTGGGCGGCGGCGTGTCGGTGGGGGAACTGGTCGAGACCAGCACCGGCGTCGAAGACATCAGCATTTATCACAAGAACCTGCTGCCGGTGACGTACGTTACCGGCGACGTGGCGGGCGCGGTGGAGAGCCCGGTCTACGCCATCCTCGACATGAACCGCGCGCTCGAGGCATTGCAGTTGCCCGAGGGCTACGGCTTCGAGATCTTCAACACCCGGCAGCCGTCCGACAGTTCGAAGTACGCCATGAAGTGGGATGGTGAGTGGCACATCACCTACGAGGTGTTCCGCGACCTGGGCATCGCCTTCGCGGCCGTGCTGGTGCTGATCTACATCCTGGTGGTCGGCTGGTTCCAGTCGTTCATCACGCCGGTCACCATCATGCTGGCGATTCCGTTCTCGCTGGCCGGCATCCTGCCGGCGCACGCGGCGATGGACGCCTTCTTCAGCGCCACCTCGATGATCGGCTTCATCGCCGGCGCCGGCATCGTCGTCCGCAACTCGATCATCCTGGTGGACTTCATCGAACTGCGCGTGGCCGAGGGCATGCCGCTCGAAGAGGCCGTGGTCGACGCCGGCGCGGTGCGCTTCCGTCCCATGGCCCTGACCGCCGCCGCCGTCATTGTCGGCTCGGCGGTGATGCTTTCCGACCCGATCTTCCAGGGCCTGGCGATCGCGCTGATGGCCGGTGAAGTGGCCTCGTTGCTACTGTCCCGCATGACGGTGCCGATCACCTATTACTTGACGCACCGCAAGCCCGCGGTGACGGCGCCCGTGTTGGTAGAACCCGCCGCGGAAGGCGCCTGA